Below is a genomic region from Ancylomarina subtilis.
AGAAGTATACTCAGAACAATAACAATCAGCAAAAGCACATCAAATAATTTACCCACTTTTGTATCAGATTCAAATATAATTTCGTAGAGTTTTGATTTAATTCCCATATAGTGTAACGCCTTTGTTCAAGTAGAATTGTGAAACTGATTCGAAGTTAATTAATTCCTGTGATCTACGCTAAGTCATTATCCAAAATGCCGTTTACAAAATATGATTTTACTTTTCTTATTGTAAGTTGGCATTTGTTATTGTAGTTTTGAGAAAAATTGAACCTTATGATTCTTGAAGATATAAAAAGTAGTTTTAACGATGCTCACCAGGTACTGGAGGCATTTATCAACAAAGAAGAGAATTTTAAAGCCATAGAAAAAGCGGGGACAATCATGTCTGATGCGATTAAAAATGGTGGGAAAATTATTTCATGTGGTAACGGAGGATCCATGTGCGATGCCATGCATTTTGCAGAAGAACTTACCGGGCGTTTTAGAAACGATCGTGTTTCGATGCCTGCTGTTGCTATTTCTGATCCAAGCCATATCACCTGTGTGGGCAACGATTATGGTTTCGATTACATCTTCTCTCGCTATGTTGAAGGCATGGGACAAAAAGGGGATGTGTTTTTAGGAATCAGTACATCCGGAAATTCAAA
It encodes:
- the lpcA gene encoding D-sedoheptulose 7-phosphate isomerase, which encodes MILEDIKSSFNDAHQVLEAFINKEENFKAIEKAGTIMSDAIKNGGKIISCGNGGSMCDAMHFAEELTGRFRNDRVSMPAVAISDPSHITCVGNDYGFDYIFSRYVEGMGQKGDVFLGISTSGNSKNIINAIKSAKEKGMTVVGLTGKTGGEMAELCDVEIRVPWTGYSDRVQEIHIKVIHCLIQYIESQF